In the genome of Triticum urartu cultivar G1812 chromosome 5, Tu2.1, whole genome shotgun sequence, one region contains:
- the LOC125511302 gene encoding urease isoform X1: protein MKLVPREAEKLALHGAGFLAQKRLARGLRLNYTEAIALIAAQILEFVRDGDKTVTDLMDLGKQMLGRRQVLPAVPYLLDTVQVEGTFMDGTKLITIHDPICSDDGNLELALHGSYLPVPSLEKFSGSDVEDYPGEVHFCSGRIILNLHRRALTLKVVNKADRPIQIGSHYHFIEANPYLVFDRHRAYGMRLNIPAGTAVRFEVLLFDPSFGISCSVEPKNTFQPGDAKGVTLVSIGGHKVIRGGNGIADGAVDSSQLNEVMQKITENGFGHEDYPDASEGLIGDGTFDCSVDHEKYSSMYGPTTGDKIRLGDTDLFAEIEKDFAVYGDECIFGGGKVLRDGMGQSAGYPASASLDTVITNAVVIDYTGIYKADIGIKDGLIIAIGKAGNPDVMDGVHSNMIVGVNTEVIAAQGMIVTAGGIDCHVHFICPQLVNEAIASGITTLVGGGTGPAHGTCATTCTPAPSQMKLMLQSTDEFPINVGFTGKGNTAKPEGLSEIIMAGAMGLKLHEDWGSTPAVIDNCLSVAEAFDIQVNIHTDTLNEAGCVEHTIAAFKDRSIHTYHSEGAGGGHAPDIIKVCGVKNVLPSSTNPTRPFTSNTVDEHLDMLMVCHHLDKNIPEDVAFAESRIRAETIAGEDILHDMGAISIISSDSQAMGRIGEVIIRTWQTANKMKVQRGRLHGPGDSDPAKDNDNFRIRRYIAKYTINPAIVSGFSDFVGSVEAGKLADLVLWKPAFFGAKPELIIKGGAIAWANMGDPNASIPTPEPVMMRPMFGAYGKAGSSHSIAFVSKAAKEAGVASEYKLAKRVEAVGGVRHLSKLDMKLNDALPKIEVDPETYTVTADGEVLTCQPAATVPLSRNYFLF from the exons ATGAAGCTGGTGCCGAGGGAGGCGGAGAAGCTGGCGCTGCACGGCGCCGGCTTCTTGGCGCAGAAGCGCCTCGCCCGCGGCCTCCGCCTCAACTACACGGAGGCCATCGCCCTCATCGCCGCGCAG ATTCTCGAGTTTGTTCGGGATGGAGACAAAACTGTAACTGACTTGATGGACTTGGGGAAACAGATGCTGGGCAG GAGACAAGTTCTTCCGGCTGTTCCATACCTTTTGGACACTGTACAG GTTGAAGGAACATTTATGGATGGAACAAAACTAATTACTATACATGACCCTATTTGTTCTGATGATGGAAATTTGGAGCTAGCTCTGCATGGTTCTTATCTCCCAG TACCTTCACTTGAAAAGTTTTCTGGGAGTGATGTTGAGGACTATCCTGGTGAAGTGCATTTCTGCTCTGGACGCATAATCCTCAACCTTCATCGCAGGGCTTTAACTCTGAAGGTTGTTAACAAGGCAGACAGGCCTATTCAG ATCGGGAGCCATTACCACTTTATAGAGGCCAATCCGTACCTGGTTTTTGATAGACACAGAGCCTATGGCATGAGACTGAATATACCTGCTGGAACAGCCGTTCGGTTTGAGGTTCTTTTATTCGATCCATCCTTTGGCATTTCCTGCTCTGTAGAGCCTAAAAATACATTTCAA CCAGGGGATGCAAAAGGTGTTACACTTGTAAGCATTGGTGGCCATAAAGTAATTAGAGGTGGAAATGGCATTGCTGATGGTGCTGTTGACAGTTCTCAGCTTAATGAGGTAATGCAGAAGATTACTGAGAATGGTTTTGGACATGAAGATTATCCGGATGCAAG CGAAGGTCTTATTGGTGACGGTACATTCGACTGCAGTGTTGATCATGAGAAATACTCTAGCATGTATGGACCTACAACTGGTGATAAGATTAGGCTTGGTGATACCGATCTTTTTGCGGAGATTGAAAAGGACTTTGCTGTTTATGGTGATGAGTGCATATTTGGAGGGGGGAAAGTTCTGCGTGATGGAATGGGACAATCCGCAGGGTATCCAGCATCTGCCTCCCTGGATACAGTTATAACAAATGCTGTTGTGATTGACTATACAGGAATATACAAGGCTGATATTGGTATAAAAGATGGGCTTATTATTGCCATTGGGAAAGCTGGAAACCCTGATGTCATGGATGGTGTGCACAGCAACATGATTGTTGGG GTGAATACAGAAGTTATTGCTGCTCAAGGCATGATTGTAACTGCTGGTGGTATAGATTGCCATGTTCACTTCATATGCCCTCAGCTGGTAAATGAGGCAATTGCAAGTG GCATAACAACATTGGTGGGAGGTGGAACAGGACCAGCACATGGAACTTGTGCCACAACTTGCACCCCTGCACCGTCTCAAATGAAACTAATGTTGCAGTCCACCGACGAATTTCCAATCAACGTGGGATTCACAGGAAAG GGAAATACTGCAAAACCCGAAGGATTATCTGAGATCATTATGGCAGGAGCAATGGGTTTGAAGCTGCATGAAGATTGGGGAAGCACCCCAGCTGTGATAGATAACTGTTTATCTGTTGCAGAAGCTTTTGATATCCAA GTTAATATCCACACGGATACCTTAAATGAAGCAGGTTGTGTGGAGCATACAATTGCAGCTTTTAAAGATAGGTCCATACACACATATCACAG CGAAGGTGCAGGTGGTGGTCATGCCCCAGACATCATTAAAGTATGTGGGGTGAAAAATGTGTTGCCTTCTTCAACAAACCCAACCCGGCCTTTTACTTCTAACACTGTTGATGAGCACCTTGATATGCTG ATGGTTTGCCACCACCTTGATAAAAACATCCCGGAAGATGTAGCATTTGCTGAATCAAGAATTCGAGCAGAAACAATTGCGGGTGAGGACATCTTGCACGACATGGGGGCAATCAGTATCATATCATCTGATTCACAGGCCATGGGTCGCATTGGAGAG GTGATTATCCGAACATGGCAAACTGCAAACAAGATGAAAGTCCAAAGAGGTAGGTTACATGGGCCTGGCGACTCTGATCCTGCCAAGGATAATGACAACTTCCGTATAAGAAGATACATAGCAAAATATACCATAAATCCTGCTATAGTAAGCGGCTTCTCAGATTTTGTTGGTTCTGTGGAG GCGGGAAAGTTAGCTGATCTAGTTCTTTGGAAACCTGCTTTCTTTGGTGCAAAACCAGAATTAATCATAAAAGGTGGTGCAATTGCGTGGGCCAATATGGGTGATCCGAATGCTAGCATTCCAACACCTGAACCT GTTATGATGCGACCTATGTTTGGTGCATATGGAAAGGCCGGGAGTTCTCACTCGATTGCATTTGTGAGCAAG GCTGCCAAAGAAGCTGGTGTTGCATCAGAGTACAAACTAGCAAAGAGGGTGGAAGCTGTTGGTGGCGTCCGCCATTTATCGAAGCTGGACATGAAGCTCAACGACGCGCTTCCGAAAATCGAGGTCGACCCCGAGACCTACACGGTTACTGCTGATGGAGAGGTCCTGACTTGCCAGCCAGCAGCCACGGTGCCATTATCTCGGAACTACTTTCTTTTCTAG
- the LOC125511302 gene encoding urease isoform X2, with product MKLVPREAEKLALHGAGFLAQKRLARGLRLNYTEAIALIAAQILEFVRDGDKTVTDLMDLGKQMLGRRQVLPAVPYLLDTVQVEGTFMDGTKLITIHDPICSDDGNLELALHGSYLPVPSLEKFSGSDVEDYPGEVHFCSGRIILNLHRRALTLKVVNKADRPIQIGSHYHFIEANPYLVFDRHRAYGMRLNIPAGTAVRFEPGDAKGVTLVSIGGHKVIRGGNGIADGAVDSSQLNEVMQKITENGFGHEDYPDASEGLIGDGTFDCSVDHEKYSSMYGPTTGDKIRLGDTDLFAEIEKDFAVYGDECIFGGGKVLRDGMGQSAGYPASASLDTVITNAVVIDYTGIYKADIGIKDGLIIAIGKAGNPDVMDGVHSNMIVGVNTEVIAAQGMIVTAGGIDCHVHFICPQLVNEAIASGITTLVGGGTGPAHGTCATTCTPAPSQMKLMLQSTDEFPINVGFTGKGNTAKPEGLSEIIMAGAMGLKLHEDWGSTPAVIDNCLSVAEAFDIQVNIHTDTLNEAGCVEHTIAAFKDRSIHTYHSEGAGGGHAPDIIKVCGVKNVLPSSTNPTRPFTSNTVDEHLDMLMVCHHLDKNIPEDVAFAESRIRAETIAGEDILHDMGAISIISSDSQAMGRIGEVIIRTWQTANKMKVQRGRLHGPGDSDPAKDNDNFRIRRYIAKYTINPAIVSGFSDFVGSVEAGKLADLVLWKPAFFGAKPELIIKGGAIAWANMGDPNASIPTPEPVMMRPMFGAYGKAGSSHSIAFVSKAAKEAGVASEYKLAKRVEAVGGVRHLSKLDMKLNDALPKIEVDPETYTVTADGEVLTCQPAATVPLSRNYFLF from the exons ATGAAGCTGGTGCCGAGGGAGGCGGAGAAGCTGGCGCTGCACGGCGCCGGCTTCTTGGCGCAGAAGCGCCTCGCCCGCGGCCTCCGCCTCAACTACACGGAGGCCATCGCCCTCATCGCCGCGCAG ATTCTCGAGTTTGTTCGGGATGGAGACAAAACTGTAACTGACTTGATGGACTTGGGGAAACAGATGCTGGGCAG GAGACAAGTTCTTCCGGCTGTTCCATACCTTTTGGACACTGTACAG GTTGAAGGAACATTTATGGATGGAACAAAACTAATTACTATACATGACCCTATTTGTTCTGATGATGGAAATTTGGAGCTAGCTCTGCATGGTTCTTATCTCCCAG TACCTTCACTTGAAAAGTTTTCTGGGAGTGATGTTGAGGACTATCCTGGTGAAGTGCATTTCTGCTCTGGACGCATAATCCTCAACCTTCATCGCAGGGCTTTAACTCTGAAGGTTGTTAACAAGGCAGACAGGCCTATTCAG ATCGGGAGCCATTACCACTTTATAGAGGCCAATCCGTACCTGGTTTTTGATAGACACAGAGCCTATGGCATGAGACTGAATATACCTGCTGGAACAGCCGTTCGGTTTGAG CCAGGGGATGCAAAAGGTGTTACACTTGTAAGCATTGGTGGCCATAAAGTAATTAGAGGTGGAAATGGCATTGCTGATGGTGCTGTTGACAGTTCTCAGCTTAATGAGGTAATGCAGAAGATTACTGAGAATGGTTTTGGACATGAAGATTATCCGGATGCAAG CGAAGGTCTTATTGGTGACGGTACATTCGACTGCAGTGTTGATCATGAGAAATACTCTAGCATGTATGGACCTACAACTGGTGATAAGATTAGGCTTGGTGATACCGATCTTTTTGCGGAGATTGAAAAGGACTTTGCTGTTTATGGTGATGAGTGCATATTTGGAGGGGGGAAAGTTCTGCGTGATGGAATGGGACAATCCGCAGGGTATCCAGCATCTGCCTCCCTGGATACAGTTATAACAAATGCTGTTGTGATTGACTATACAGGAATATACAAGGCTGATATTGGTATAAAAGATGGGCTTATTATTGCCATTGGGAAAGCTGGAAACCCTGATGTCATGGATGGTGTGCACAGCAACATGATTGTTGGG GTGAATACAGAAGTTATTGCTGCTCAAGGCATGATTGTAACTGCTGGTGGTATAGATTGCCATGTTCACTTCATATGCCCTCAGCTGGTAAATGAGGCAATTGCAAGTG GCATAACAACATTGGTGGGAGGTGGAACAGGACCAGCACATGGAACTTGTGCCACAACTTGCACCCCTGCACCGTCTCAAATGAAACTAATGTTGCAGTCCACCGACGAATTTCCAATCAACGTGGGATTCACAGGAAAG GGAAATACTGCAAAACCCGAAGGATTATCTGAGATCATTATGGCAGGAGCAATGGGTTTGAAGCTGCATGAAGATTGGGGAAGCACCCCAGCTGTGATAGATAACTGTTTATCTGTTGCAGAAGCTTTTGATATCCAA GTTAATATCCACACGGATACCTTAAATGAAGCAGGTTGTGTGGAGCATACAATTGCAGCTTTTAAAGATAGGTCCATACACACATATCACAG CGAAGGTGCAGGTGGTGGTCATGCCCCAGACATCATTAAAGTATGTGGGGTGAAAAATGTGTTGCCTTCTTCAACAAACCCAACCCGGCCTTTTACTTCTAACACTGTTGATGAGCACCTTGATATGCTG ATGGTTTGCCACCACCTTGATAAAAACATCCCGGAAGATGTAGCATTTGCTGAATCAAGAATTCGAGCAGAAACAATTGCGGGTGAGGACATCTTGCACGACATGGGGGCAATCAGTATCATATCATCTGATTCACAGGCCATGGGTCGCATTGGAGAG GTGATTATCCGAACATGGCAAACTGCAAACAAGATGAAAGTCCAAAGAGGTAGGTTACATGGGCCTGGCGACTCTGATCCTGCCAAGGATAATGACAACTTCCGTATAAGAAGATACATAGCAAAATATACCATAAATCCTGCTATAGTAAGCGGCTTCTCAGATTTTGTTGGTTCTGTGGAG GCGGGAAAGTTAGCTGATCTAGTTCTTTGGAAACCTGCTTTCTTTGGTGCAAAACCAGAATTAATCATAAAAGGTGGTGCAATTGCGTGGGCCAATATGGGTGATCCGAATGCTAGCATTCCAACACCTGAACCT GTTATGATGCGACCTATGTTTGGTGCATATGGAAAGGCCGGGAGTTCTCACTCGATTGCATTTGTGAGCAAG GCTGCCAAAGAAGCTGGTGTTGCATCAGAGTACAAACTAGCAAAGAGGGTGGAAGCTGTTGGTGGCGTCCGCCATTTATCGAAGCTGGACATGAAGCTCAACGACGCGCTTCCGAAAATCGAGGTCGACCCCGAGACCTACACGGTTACTGCTGATGGAGAGGTCCTGACTTGCCAGCCAGCAGCCACGGTGCCATTATCTCGGAACTACTTTCTTTTCTAG